From Vagococcus jeotgali, one genomic window encodes:
- a CDS encoding aspartate ammonia-lyase has protein sequence MYRTEKDSVGEIEVPQEKYYGVHSLRAKNNFTITNRQLDSDFIISLSQVKQALALANYELGLLPKEKFEAISQASQEIIDGKWHEEFIVDPVQGGAGTSSNMNVNVNEVITNRAIEIMSGTKGDFSVVHPNDDVNKGQSTNDVYPTAGKLTMLKKIPLLRAVLVELKEAFLAKSEEFDYVLKLGRTQLSDAVPMTLGQEFHAYYSVVKRGIERLDHVQREMQAINIGGIVIGTGITAHESLSKTALVYLNGITKEQLVIADDLVDGTQHIEQYVVLSDTLKSIAISLSKIANDIRLLSSGPNSGIGEISIPARQNGSSIMPGKINPVIPEVLSQCAYIVMGNNSTIGLAAEAGQLELNAFEPVVFYKLIESFDVLTNGIKTFTENCVLGITANEERCQDNLERSMYLATVLSETIGYTKAADLAKESLSTGKSIRELAQMQGIDVDESIKKSV, from the coding sequence ATGTATCGTACAGAAAAAGATAGTGTTGGAGAAATAGAAGTACCACAAGAAAAATATTACGGAGTTCATTCTCTTCGTGCAAAAAATAATTTTACGATTACTAATCGACAATTAGATTCTGATTTTATCATCAGCTTATCCCAAGTTAAGCAAGCATTAGCTTTAGCTAATTATGAACTTGGTTTATTACCTAAAGAGAAATTTGAGGCAATCAGTCAAGCTTCTCAAGAAATTATTGATGGTAAGTGGCATGAAGAGTTTATTGTTGATCCTGTTCAAGGCGGAGCGGGGACAAGTAGTAATATGAATGTTAATGTTAATGAGGTTATTACTAACCGAGCTATTGAAATTATGTCAGGTACAAAAGGTGATTTTTCAGTGGTTCATCCTAATGATGATGTTAATAAAGGTCAGTCAACTAATGATGTTTATCCAACAGCTGGGAAATTAACGATGTTGAAAAAAATTCCTTTACTTCGTGCTGTTTTAGTGGAATTAAAAGAAGCCTTCTTAGCAAAATCTGAGGAGTTTGATTATGTATTAAAATTAGGGAGAACACAATTAAGTGATGCCGTACCTATGACACTTGGTCAAGAGTTTCATGCTTATTACTCAGTAGTGAAGCGTGGTATTGAAAGACTTGACCATGTTCAGCGTGAAATGCAGGCGATCAATATTGGTGGTATTGTAATTGGCACAGGAATTACAGCACACGAATCTCTATCAAAAACAGCCCTAGTTTATTTAAACGGTATTACAAAAGAACAACTTGTTATTGCTGATGATTTAGTGGACGGCACACAACACATTGAACAATACGTCGTGTTATCAGATACGCTAAAATCAATTGCAATTAGTCTATCTAAAATTGCTAATGATATTCGCTTATTATCATCTGGGCCAAATTCTGGGATTGGGGAAATTAGCATTCCAGCTAGACAAAATGGTTCCTCTATTATGCCAGGGAAAATTAATCCAGTTATTCCAGAAGTATTATCTCAATGTGCTTACATTGTTATGGGAAATAATAGTACAATTGGTTTAGCTGCTGAAGCTGGACAATTAGAATTAAATGCTTTTGAGCCAGTTGTTTTCTATAAGTTGATTGAATCATTTGACGTATTAACAAATGGTATTAAAACATTTACAGAAAATTGTGTTCTTGGTATCACAGCTAATGAGGAGCGTTGTCAAGATAATTTAGAAAGAAGCATGTATCTTGCGACAGTTTTATCTGAAACAATTGGTTATACAAAAGCAGCAGATTTAGCGAAAGAAAGTTTAAGTACTGGGAAATCTATTCGTGAGCTTGCTCAAATGCAAGGAATCGATGTCGATGAATCAATTAAAAAATCTGTGTAG
- a CDS encoding asparaginase — protein MVQESDTGGVSLSDTHPLSQNLIGIPEEIDVDVEEIFNLPSPHITPKDMLRLKKRIEQATKERYDGVVITHGTDTLEETAYFLELTTNNDLAVVLTGAMRSSNEIGSDGLYNYVQAIITAADASAKDKGVLVVMNDEIHAARFVTKTHTTSVDTFRAPTFGPIGIVSKNRPFFLKEVIEDVILPIDTVDGEIPIIKAYAGMDDTLFRVLTKAKVDGVVVEALGAGNLPPNVLDGLSQMLEEKIPVALVSRCANGVAEDIYSYTGGGIPLKNMGVMFVKGLTGPKARLRLLVALNARLTPEQLRNYMTAL, from the coding sequence ATGGTCCAAGAAAGTGATACTGGTGGTGTTAGTTTATCAGATACCCACCCATTATCACAAAATTTAATTGGTATACCAGAGGAGATTGATGTTGATGTGGAAGAGATTTTTAACTTGCCCTCACCTCATATTACACCAAAAGATATGTTACGTTTGAAAAAACGTATAGAACAAGCTACTAAGGAGAGATATGATGGTGTCGTGATTACTCATGGTACAGATACTCTTGAAGAAACAGCTTATTTTCTTGAATTAACAACTAATAATGATTTAGCGGTTGTCTTGACTGGTGCAATGAGAAGCAGTAATGAAATCGGTTCTGATGGATTATATAATTATGTACAGGCAATTATTACTGCTGCTGACGCTTCAGCTAAAGACAAAGGAGTCTTAGTTGTGATGAATGATGAAATTCATGCGGCCAGATTTGTCACTAAAACTCATACAACTAGTGTTGACACTTTTAGAGCACCAACATTTGGACCAATTGGTATAGTATCAAAAAACAGACCATTCTTCTTAAAAGAAGTTATTGAGGATGTCATCTTACCAATCGACACAGTTGATGGAGAAATTCCAATCATTAAAGCCTATGCAGGCATGGATGATACATTATTTCGTGTTTTAACAAAAGCCAAAGTGGATGGGGTCGTGGTGGAAGCTCTAGGGGCTGGGAATTTACCTCCTAACGTACTAGATGGTTTGTCTCAGATGCTTGAAGAGAAGATTCCAGTTGCCCTAGTGTCTAGATGTGCCAATGGTGTAGCAGAAGATATTTATAGCTATACTGGTGGAGGCATTCCTTTAAAAAACATGGGAGTTATGTTTGTCAAAGGTTTAACAGGACCAAAAGCTAGATTACGATTATTAGTTGCACTAAACGCACGTTTAACACCTGAACAATTGCGAAATTATATGACAGCATTGTAA
- a CDS encoding helix-turn-helix domain-containing protein, translating to MQKNQAITIDIIQLESSLNEMNTPNELSLVYLLKGKCHFLNQEQQLSLHKKDFIFIGPNQKGQLISDSYNKEVIILRLIFHLPEIESLINQNWRPVFPSSKIDVYQSNGREKLIESIFRLTLERLTKASKDRSFSDLLLVSDLLDKVEGMFLFTQYQELASLDKQKIHPLIIDMLDYAKVNYTTKLSLGDFAKEKFVSEAYLSKLFKDEMGVTFSDYLSSIRLKAAVSELRNSTEPTLSIALNNGFPNPKSFTAVFKKQYGVTPHEYRKHYIPKQEELTLQQTSEDYRYLSHQESIQVIAQFMLTQNIKQAKGLSVEEIELDLSIPPFANLNKPQKIINLGHANNGLKESVRQQVRMIQEKIPFDICRFYDFCTETISEFDIIKDRFVNNHRLFSFMREMNLRPMFVLVIDESNGISELSLKLDTLKEMIQGYVQYEASFREGWYLELSISDSAKVSQTFFRQAYQLTSDFLVTHFSTGYLGFNLHFNYLNDWLTCLRLPLNVDPDFISITYEKSLGLQSQSEHLFKEFKRQISQLKHYLKNIEKNTALYISEWHLVAESTQLSQSTFSRSAILLKALIEMTNHIDGIGFWLNVDSEKSIPISKKLGDLSIFLHGPLKRPLFFLLVFYDRIGDEVVLISEHYIVTKKFNSFYVLYYNEHHLDKKDSAYENLWKATRRQTTFLFNQLPVGNYLVKRFLLDSHHGGIYHQWLKSGGMRELDTDMQEYLQQSVVPEFLMKELSITDGKLEKSIDLEMNACYLIILNRIN from the coding sequence ATGCAAAAAAATCAAGCTATAACAATTGATATTATTCAATTAGAATCATCTTTAAATGAAATGAACACCCCTAATGAGTTAAGTTTAGTTTACCTGTTAAAAGGCAAATGTCATTTTTTAAACCAAGAACAACAGTTATCTTTGCATAAAAAAGATTTTATCTTTATTGGGCCGAATCAAAAGGGCCAATTAATTAGTGATAGTTACAATAAAGAAGTGATCATATTACGTCTTATATTTCATTTGCCAGAAATAGAATCTTTAATCAATCAAAATTGGAGGCCGGTGTTTCCTTCTTCAAAGATTGATGTTTATCAATCGAATGGACGAGAAAAACTGATAGAATCTATTTTTAGACTGACTTTGGAAAGATTAACTAAGGCTTCTAAAGACAGATCCTTTTCTGATTTACTTTTAGTGTCTGATTTGTTAGATAAAGTAGAAGGAATGTTTTTATTTACTCAATATCAAGAATTAGCTTCACTTGATAAACAAAAAATTCACCCTTTAATTATTGATATGCTTGATTATGCTAAAGTTAATTATACAACAAAGTTATCTTTAGGAGATTTTGCCAAGGAAAAGTTCGTTTCAGAAGCTTATTTATCAAAACTATTTAAAGATGAGATGGGTGTGACTTTTTCTGATTATCTTTCCTCTATTAGACTTAAGGCAGCAGTTAGTGAGTTAAGAAATTCAACTGAACCTACTTTGTCGATTGCTTTAAATAATGGCTTTCCAAATCCTAAAAGCTTTACAGCAGTTTTTAAAAAGCAATATGGTGTGACACCTCATGAGTATCGTAAACACTATATACCAAAACAAGAAGAGCTTACTTTACAGCAGACATCTGAGGATTATCGTTACTTAAGCCATCAAGAATCTATTCAAGTTATCGCTCAATTTATGTTAACGCAAAATATTAAACAGGCCAAGGGATTATCTGTAGAAGAGATTGAGCTGGATTTATCAATACCTCCTTTTGCTAACTTGAATAAACCTCAAAAAATAATTAATCTAGGTCATGCTAACAATGGATTAAAGGAAAGTGTTAGGCAGCAAGTGAGAATGATTCAAGAGAAAATACCTTTTGATATTTGTCGATTTTATGATTTTTGTACTGAGACTATTTCAGAGTTTGATATCATAAAAGATAGGTTTGTTAATAATCACCGTCTTTTTTCTTTTATGCGAGAGATGAATTTAAGACCGATGTTTGTTTTAGTGATAGATGAGAGTAATGGCATTTCAGAGTTGTCTTTAAAATTAGATACTTTAAAGGAAATGATTCAAGGTTATGTACAATATGAGGCTAGCTTTCGTGAAGGTTGGTATTTAGAACTTAGCATTAGTGATAGTGCTAAAGTATCTCAAACTTTTTTTAGACAAGCATATCAGCTAACTTCTGATTTTTTAGTCACTCATTTTTCAACTGGTTATTTAGGGTTCAATCTTCATTTTAACTATTTAAATGACTGGCTAACCTGTCTAAGGCTTCCTTTAAATGTTGATCCTGATTTTATTAGTATCACTTATGAAAAAAGTTTAGGTTTACAAAGTCAGTCAGAGCATTTATTTAAGGAGTTTAAAAGACAAATTAGCCAATTAAAGCATTATTTAAAAAATATAGAAAAGAATACGGCACTCTACATATCAGAGTGGCACTTAGTTGCTGAGAGTACTCAGTTATCTCAAAGTACTTTCTCGCGGTCTGCTATCTTGTTAAAGGCTTTAATTGAGATGACAAATCATATTGATGGGATTGGTTTTTGGTTAAATGTAGATAGTGAAAAGAGTATCCCTATCTCTAAAAAATTAGGTGATTTATCTATCTTTTTACATGGACCTCTAAAACGTCCTTTATTTTTTTTATTAGTATTTTATGACAGAATTGGTGATGAGGTTGTGTTAATCTCTGAACACTACATTGTGACAAAAAAATTTAACTCGTTTTATGTGCTATATTATAATGAACATCATTTAGACAAGAAAGATAGTGCTTATGAAAATCTCTGGAAGGCGACGAGACGACAAACAACATTCTTATTTAATCAACTTCCGGTAGGTAACTATTTAGTTAAGCGTTTCTTGTTGGATAGCCATCATGGAGGGATCTATCATCAGTGGTTAAAATCAGGTGGGATGAGAGAACTTGATACAGATATGCAAGAGTATTTACAGCAATCTGTTGTACCAGAATTTTTAATGAAAGAATTATCCATTACAGATGGAAAACTGGAAAAATCCATTGATTTAGAGATGAATGCTTGTTATTTGATTATTTTAAATCGAATAAATTAA
- a CDS encoding ABC transporter permease translates to MYKKWIYPILSFVVLIILWEILTILYQVPIYVLPRPSQIGAALFTDWHNLFKHSLTTLLEAVIGLILAAILAFFIAILMDLSKGLKLAFYPHLVVSQTIPVLVLGPIFTIWFGFGITPKIMMVILMCFFPIVVAFVDGLAQVDIKKITLLETYGASKKQIYTTLKFPEAMPSFFSGLKIAATYCVSGAIVGEWLSASSGLGYYMIRAKNSFLLDKVFASIICIILLSLALNAIVSLIQKQLIKKRMIRRV, encoded by the coding sequence ATGTATAAAAAATGGATTTATCCCATTTTAAGTTTTGTTGTTCTAATTATTCTTTGGGAAATTCTAACGATTCTTTATCAAGTACCTATTTATGTACTACCTAGACCGAGTCAAATCGGGGCAGCTCTTTTTACTGATTGGCATAACCTTTTCAAGCACTCTTTAACGACACTATTAGAAGCAGTGATTGGTCTAATTTTAGCTGCTATTCTGGCTTTTTTTATTGCGATTTTAATGGATTTATCTAAAGGGCTTAAACTTGCCTTTTACCCGCACTTAGTCGTGAGCCAGACTATACCTGTTTTAGTTTTAGGTCCTATCTTCACTATCTGGTTTGGCTTTGGTATTACACCTAAAATTATGATGGTTATTCTAATGTGTTTTTTCCCAATAGTTGTAGCCTTTGTTGATGGTTTAGCACAAGTAGATATTAAAAAAATAACCTTACTAGAAACATACGGTGCTTCTAAAAAACAAATTTACACGACACTTAAATTTCCAGAAGCTATGCCTTCTTTCTTTTCAGGTTTAAAAATAGCAGCAACATATTGTGTTAGTGGTGCTATTGTTGGTGAATGGTTAAGCGCTTCATCAGGTTTAGGGTATTACATGATTCGTGCAAAGAATAGTTTTTTATTAGATAAAGTATTTGCATCAATCATCTGTATCATTTTATTAAGTTTAGCATTAAATGCCATTGTATCATTGATTCAAAAACAACTCATTAAGAAAAGGATGATTAGACGTGTTTAA
- a CDS encoding ABC transporter substrate-binding protein: MFNKKKGLFIGLSIGLIGLAGCSSESAKDKTDENKDKLKDVTLVLDYIPNTNHTGIYVAKDKGYYKEQGIDLTIVEPGDDNTSLTLLGGKKGEFAISYQEDLTYSAASAQPIPTKAIAAIMEHNTSGFVSTADKKISSPKDFEGKTYAGWQSAAEEAVLKAVMEKANADSSKLMIVGDPGGGPSDLEKNVDLKWYFEGWDLTKAKMDGYDLNYMPLRELDERLDYYTPIIVARDDVMENDPTLVEHFLKATKHGYLDAIDNPEESAEILHQAAPDQDIEFLKKSQEFVSKNYTSDPQKWGIMKEDVWNNYTEFMLENKLIDKDIPASDMFTNAFIEKVD; the protein is encoded by the coding sequence GTGTTTAACAAGAAAAAAGGATTATTTATTGGTTTAAGTATTGGATTAATTGGCTTGGCAGGTTGTAGTAGTGAGTCTGCCAAAGATAAAACTGATGAAAACAAAGATAAATTAAAAGATGTAACACTTGTTTTAGATTATATTCCAAATACCAATCACACTGGAATATATGTAGCAAAAGATAAAGGTTATTACAAAGAACAAGGTATTGATTTAACGATTGTAGAGCCTGGTGATGATAATACTAGTCTGACACTTCTAGGAGGTAAAAAAGGAGAGTTTGCCATTAGCTATCAAGAAGACCTGACTTACTCAGCAGCTAGTGCTCAACCAATTCCAACTAAAGCAATTGCTGCTATTATGGAACATAATACTTCTGGCTTTGTCAGTACTGCCGATAAAAAAATCTCTTCTCCTAAAGATTTTGAAGGTAAAACTTATGCCGGTTGGCAATCTGCTGCAGAAGAGGCTGTTTTAAAAGCCGTTATGGAAAAAGCTAATGCCGATTCTTCAAAATTGATGATTGTTGGTGATCCTGGTGGCGGACCAAGTGATTTAGAAAAGAATGTTGATTTAAAATGGTATTTTGAAGGATGGGACTTAACGAAAGCTAAGATGGATGGTTATGATTTAAATTATATGCCTCTTCGTGAATTAGATGAAAGACTGGACTACTATACACCTATTATTGTGGCTCGTGATGATGTTATGGAAAACGATCCAACTTTAGTCGAACACTTTTTAAAAGCAACCAAACATGGCTATCTTGATGCTATAGACAACCCTGAGGAAAGTGCTGAGATTCTACATCAAGCTGCTCCTGACCAAGATATAGAGTTTTTGAAAAAATCTCAAGAATTTGTATCTAAAAACTATACTAGTGACCCTCAAAAATGGGGAATCATGAAGGAAGATGTTTGGAATAACTATACTGAATTTATGTTAGAAAATAAATTGATTGATAAAGATATCCCAGCTAGTGACATGTTTACAAATGCATTCATTGAAAAGGTTGATTAA
- a CDS encoding ABC transporter ATP-binding protein, which produces MTDIFIKNLGLSFEGKKTFEQLNLKIEKGEFISILGPSGCGKSSLLNILAGSLKADTGEVLVGDTVISGFNEHFAYMPQEDLLLDWKNVEDNITLYQRLHKQVINQDKLSEYIKKFGLHEVRHQYPETLSGGMKQRVALLRTVFVDRDILLLDEPFGALDVFTRQHLQDWLKNLTNILNKTIILVTHDIDEALYLSDRVIIMGGSPASLIEEIDLSTTKRSRQWLSEQGQTRQHIYELLSQKIRH; this is translated from the coding sequence ATGACTGACATTTTTATTAAAAATCTTGGTTTAAGTTTTGAAGGAAAAAAAACGTTTGAACAATTAAATTTGAAAATTGAAAAAGGAGAGTTTATTTCTATACTTGGCCCAAGTGGTTGTGGTAAATCTTCTTTGTTAAATATTTTAGCTGGAAGTCTAAAAGCTGATACTGGTGAAGTATTAGTCGGGGATACAGTTATCTCTGGTTTTAATGAGCATTTTGCATATATGCCACAAGAAGACTTACTCTTAGATTGGAAAAATGTTGAAGATAATATCACTTTGTATCAACGTTTACATAAACAAGTGATCAATCAAGATAAATTGAGTGAATATATCAAAAAATTTGGCTTACATGAAGTAAGGCATCAATACCCTGAAACATTGTCAGGAGGTATGAAACAGCGTGTTGCTCTCCTTCGCACCGTTTTTGTTGATAGAGATATTTTATTACTTGATGAACCCTTTGGTGCTTTGGATGTTTTTACAAGACAACATCTTCAAGATTGGTTAAAAAATTTGACGAATATATTAAATAAAACCATCATCTTAGTCACTCATGATATTGATGAGGCCTTATATTTATCAGATAGAGTCATTATTATGGGAGGCTCACCTGCTTCTCTTATTGAAGAAATCGATTTAAGTACTACCAAAAGAAGTAGACAGTGGTTAAGTGAACAAGGTCAAACACGCCAACATATCTATGAATTATTAAGTCAAAAAATTAGACATTAA
- a CDS encoding TatD family hydrolase gives MSDFLCDAHCHIDLDKQLLDLLIKYNIPATINCQSRKEWHDYSPLTKSHPFLNISFGIHPWDVDFQEIENNLDIFQQTPIIGEIGLDSVWTTNDILLQKKMFIKQLSLATDMKKPVILHTKGMEKEIADIISYFPNRYLVHWYSSQEHLKEYIKQDCYFTVGPSLLTDDAVKQVLTTVPKDRLLIESDGLDALAWALDKDIESVDYLDSQKNLMVQCAKVLDMPLNEFRDLLQKNYLRWIN, from the coding sequence GTGAGTGATTTTCTATGTGATGCCCATTGTCATATTGATTTAGATAAGCAGCTACTTGATTTACTTATTAAATACAACATACCTGCAACAATTAACTGTCAAAGCCGCAAAGAATGGCATGATTATTCTCCTTTAACTAAATCACATCCCTTTTTAAACATTAGCTTTGGTATTCACCCTTGGGATGTTGATTTCCAGGAAATAGAAAATAATTTGGATATCTTCCAGCAAACACCTATCATTGGAGAAATTGGTTTAGATAGTGTTTGGACAACAAACGACATACTTCTACAAAAAAAGATGTTTATCAAACAACTATCTTTAGCTACTGATATGAAAAAACCTGTTATTTTACATACTAAAGGAATGGAAAAAGAAATAGCAGATATCATTTCTTATTTTCCAAATCGCTATTTAGTTCACTGGTACTCAAGTCAAGAACATTTGAAAGAGTACATTAAGCAAGATTGTTATTTCACAGTAGGCCCTTCTTTACTGACAGATGATGCTGTCAAACAAGTCCTAACTACTGTGCCAAAAGATAGGCTACTCATTGAATCAGATGGACTAGATGCTCTTGCGTGGGCATTAGATAAAGATATAGAAAGTGTTGATTACTTAGATTCACAAAAGAACTTAATGGTGCAATGTGCTAAGGTTCTTGATATGCCTCTTAATGAATTTAGGGATCTCCTTCAAAAAAACTACTTACGATGGATCAATTAG
- a CDS encoding MFS transporter, producing the protein MPNVEKNKFTPFAVLSVSFILTSGVTINGTLPFIKDHFNLSQTQSELLGTLPSFTVVIFILLSNYLTKKIGMKQVVIIGLIMASIGGVLPWLTPNSYGLIVFGRLLLGAGLGMYNALSVSFINGLFTGKERSTLLGFRNATESIGQMILTFVAGLLLMRNWMDSYLIYLLAIPIAILFYLYVPNIEAKAKVKTVDKGGSFSWVLLLTILIVASLLMNAIAIGVRFPTLAIELAGQEVNASAYLALMPILGIVAGILFEKIVSKVSFGIVFLGIGFNILSDFLIGFSTQSFWLLTIGLFLSSIPIAWVIPFIFNHIEELGRGIEPNKATSYVFVGCNFGVFLAPMCMNWASKLLGSSDLRLPFIAFGIIFTIVLVILISIRKKIEQLLIK; encoded by the coding sequence ATGCCAAATGTAGAGAAAAATAAATTCACACCATTTGCAGTGTTGTCTGTTTCATTTATTTTAACTAGTGGGGTAACTATTAATGGTACACTCCCATTTATTAAAGATCATTTTAATTTAAGCCAAACTCAAAGTGAATTATTGGGAACGTTACCAAGTTTTACTGTTGTTATTTTCATTTTACTGTCGAATTATCTAACAAAAAAAATTGGAATGAAGCAAGTAGTTATTATTGGTTTAATCATGGCATCAATTGGTGGTGTTCTACCGTGGTTGACGCCAAATAGTTATGGTCTAATTGTTTTTGGTAGGCTTTTATTAGGTGCAGGTTTGGGAATGTATAATGCTTTATCTGTTAGTTTTATTAATGGTTTATTTACAGGAAAAGAAAGGTCGACATTACTTGGTTTTAGAAATGCTACAGAAAGTATAGGCCAAATGATATTGACTTTTGTAGCAGGTCTATTGTTGATGAGAAACTGGATGGACTCATACTTAATATATTTATTAGCGATTCCTATAGCTATATTATTTTATTTGTATGTTCCAAATATTGAAGCAAAAGCTAAAGTGAAAACTGTAGATAAAGGTGGTTCTTTTTCTTGGGTATTACTGTTAACAATTTTAATAGTTGCTAGCTTATTAATGAATGCGATTGCAATTGGTGTGAGATTTCCAACACTTGCTATCGAGTTAGCAGGACAAGAAGTGAATGCTAGTGCATATTTAGCTTTAATGCCTATATTAGGTATTGTAGCAGGTATATTATTTGAAAAAATTGTCTCAAAAGTATCTTTTGGGATTGTATTTTTAGGCATTGGATTTAATATTCTATCAGATTTTCTCATTGGATTTTCAACCCAATCATTTTGGTTGCTTACTATTGGTTTGTTTTTATCTAGTATACCAATCGCTTGGGTAATTCCCTTTATTTTTAACCACATTGAAGAATTAGGTAGGGGAATAGAGCCGAACAAAGCAACATCTTATGTGTTTGTTGGTTGTAATTTTGGCGTTTTTTTGGCTCCGATGTGTATGAACTGGGCCTCTAAATTACTTGGATCAAGTGATTTAAGACTACCCTTTATTGCTTTTGGCATTATTTTTACGATAGTTTTAGTTATTCTGATATCAATTAGGAAAAAAATTGAACAATTATTAATAAAATAA